One genomic segment of Ipomoea triloba cultivar NCNSP0323 chromosome 9, ASM357664v1 includes these proteins:
- the LOC116029835 gene encoding light-inducible protein CPRF2-like has translation MERMTVTSKLKEDDLPFWKIKVEDEDDLPIIPCKEEELRIIQGGMSKINFELTEAEPTQQMDAKCERRLLANKEAAKRSRKKKEHLKELETQVSEMKAENFYLWEHVTEISLKLSIALADKKILEADNETLRAKVAMAEETLKGVTGMHLTVPPEISTMSIPSFADNHLDQSLCYNSEIQNDLLDISLLNNAWQDYPATTAGMNNMEVMMAEETVRRMQGEGSCLENLPNCTSGINSNSLHDEKQ, from the exons ATGGAGAGGATGACCGTGACTTCAAAGCTCAAAGAGGATGACTTGCCTTTTTGGAAGATCAAAgttgaggatgaggatgacctaccTATTATTCCATGCAAGGAAGAAGAATTACGAATCATCCAAGGGGGAATGagtaaaatcaattttgagCTGA CGGAAGCAGAACCCACTCAGCAAATGGATGCAAAATGTGAAAGGAG GTTGCTGGCCAATAAAGAAGCTGCAAAGcgttcaagaaaaaaaaaggagcatCTGAAGGAATTGGAGACACAG GTTTCTGAAATGAAAGCTGAAAACTTCTATTTATGGGAGCATGTCACTGAAATAAGCCTAAAGCTCAGCATTGCACTAGCTGACAAGAAAATCTTGGAAGCAGATAATGAGACACTGAGAGCAAAG GTGGCTATGGCTGAGGAAACCTTAAAAGGAGTTACTGGGATGCATTTAACTGTGCCACCTGAGATATCAACAATGAGCATACCATCTTTTGCTGATAATCACTTGGACCAATCCCTTTGTTATAATTCTGAAATCCAGAATGACTTGCTGGACATCTCACTGCTCAATAATGCATGGCAGGATTATCCTGCAACAACAGCTGGGATGAACAATATGGAG GTGATGATGGCTGAAGAAACAGTTAGAAGAATGCAGGGAGAGGGCAGCTGCTTGGAAAACCTGCCAAATTGCACCAGTGGGATCAACTCAAACTCACTCCATGATGAGAAGCAATGA